GAATTGACTATCAATATATTCATGCAGAACCAAATCTGGAAACAGGTTCAGCCGAATTAAAACTAAAGGTGCGAATTGAAAATAATTCTGACGAAAAAAGAAGTATTGAAGTACATTCGAAAATCATCAAGGATAAGAAAGTTGGGGATTTAAAGGGGGTTATTGAAATTGATCCAAATACAATAAAAGAAATTCATTTAGAGACTGTCTTAAAATCAAAGAATGTAGAATTGTGGCACTTCGATAATCCTAAGTTGTATCAAGTGCAAACGACACTATCTGAAGGAAAAACAGTCTTAAGTCAAAAGCAGGATTATTTCGGAATTCGAAAAGTTGAACTCACCAACTCTAAAATGCTACTCAATGGAGAACCTGTGCGTTTAGCAGGATTTAACAGAGTGAGTGAGTCTCGTTTTTGGGGATCTTCTGAGCCATTAGAAGTATTGGAAGAGGATGTTGACCTTATGAAGGAAGCTGGTGCAAATTTTATGAGAATTATGCACGGTACTCAGAATGAAAAACTCATTGATTTATGCGATAGAAAAGGCATTATGATTTTCGAAGAAATTAATGTGCGGGATTTGGATAATGATGAATTTAGGGCAAACTATTATCCTGTATCAAAACTTGAAAAAGAGAAGGGGATTAAGTTAAATACTGAAGATGAAGAGATATTGATGTTGGACGAAGCTTATGTAATGCTTAAAGAAAAACATGGAATTAAAGTTTCTGGTAAAAACTATTTTTTGGCAAAATATTGGCTCAAGGGAATGATTGAACGTGATATTAATCACCCGAGTATTATTGGTTGGAGTGTTGGTAACGAATTAAATAATCATTTCGAATATGTTAAAGCTGCCATTAATTACGTGAAAAAAGAATTGGACCCATATAGGTTACTTACCTGCGTAAGTAATTCGGGTCAAAAAAAGGAATATACTCCAAAAACAGATCCCAATACTTTCGTTGATATAATTATGCATAATATGTATCGCTGGCAAGGCGATCCCCAAGAAATATTAACAACTTTAAGAACCAAATGGCCTGATAAGCCTGTCTTTATTTCTGAATTTGGTTTCGACCCATTTCCATCAACGGGATTGGATGCAGATAAGGAAATTTTTTCGGAGTGGACACAACACTTTAGGCATAAAAATGAATTTGTAGTTGGGACATCTATGTGGACTTTTAACGATTACAGAAGTGGCTATGCGGGAACAACCGCCGAAGAAAATCGTGTGTGGGGCGTTATTACAACATGGAGACAGAAAAGAAGATTATTCGATCGCATTAAACGTGAACATGCACCAATTTTGGATATTGATATTACAAATATCGACTTTGTAAACAACACGGCCAATGTAAGCATTCCAATTAGAAGTGAAAGTGATTACCCTAGTCATGTTATTCGCGATTACAAATTAGTTTATAAGTTTAGGAACAGCGATGGAGATATTATTTCAACCAACAGCCTTGATTTACCTACACTAAAACCTGGCGATCAGAATTGGGAGGGTTGTATTAGTTGGGATAGTTTACCTTCAGATATTTTAGATTTATCTGTTAGCCTGGTAACACCAACTAACTATTCCAGATTTGACAAAAGCATATCATTTCAAGTTGCAATAACTCCTGTAATTTCAGAAGTAGTTGCCGGAAAAAATTCCATAAGAATATTGTTTGCTAAGCTTCCTAATGCCACAGAATATTTCGTTAAGTATTCAAGTAGTGGAACAGAGCGTAAAGAGTCGTACAAAACCATTGGAAATCACATTGACATTGATAGCCTGATGACAAATACAACTTATGATATTGAGTTATTTGCGATCAACGATAAGGGTATTAGTAAGCCGTCAACCAAAGTTAAAGCTACAACAAATGCCAATGAATTACCTCCAGTTATTTGGGATTCGTTTATTGTGGATAACAAATTAGTAATTGGTTATTCAAGTGATTTTAATGATAACAACTACACCATCAAATATGGAAACTCTATCGATAATCTAGATAAAGAATTTATTTCGAATGTTCGAGGTATGGTATCGATCGACCTTAATGGTGAGCGGAGAGTTTACTTTAAGATTAAGCGAAATACTGTTAAGGGAGAAAGTACTTGGTCGAATGTTGTATTGGTACATCAAGATAAGTAAAATAAGGGAATTGTACTAAAGAAAAAAAGAATGAGAAACATAGTATTTATAATTACAGTAATTGGCTTGTTTTCATGTAAACAGAAAAAAACAGCAAGCGAATTCAATTTAAGTTTTGGACCCACAAATATCGAATCAATTTTTGATGGAGGCGATTCATTAACCCATTGGGGAGGATCAATTGTAAAAGGTAATGATGGTCTGTATCATATGTTTTATTCTCGCTGGAAGAAAGACTTAGGTTGGGCATGGGTTACACATTCCGAAATTGCACATGCTGTTTCTGATTCTCCCTTTGGGCCATTTAAGCACAAAGACATAACATTACCTGTTAGAGGAGCAGAGTTTTGGGACGGTTTGTGTACGCATAATCCTACGATACATAAATTCAATGGAAAATATTACTTGTATTATATGGGGAATACAGGGGATGGAGTTAATCCGTGTACTCCAGGAAAGCTCGTTTATAATTGGGATCAAAGAAACAATCAGCGCATTGGAGTAGCTGTAGCAGATGATCCAAATGGCCCTTGGAAACGTTCCGATGTTCCACTCATAGATGTTAGTGCTGATAGTACTTCTATGGATGCTTTATTGGTGAGTAATCCTTCTATTGCAAAACGTCCGGATGGTGGATTTTTAATGGTTTATAAGGCAGTGGGTAAAAAAAATAAACGAATTTCGGGAGGACCAGTTGTGCATTGTGTTGCTACTTCTGATAGTCCAACCGGACCATTTAAAAAATACGATTTTCCTGTGTTTACAGCCGAAGGACATGAATTTCCAGCAGAGGATCCTTTTATATGGTATCAGGATGGGAAATACCGTGCTATTGTTAAGGATATGCATGGTGCCTTTACCGATGCAGGTCAGGCATTGGTTTTATTTGATTCAGAGGATGGATTTGATTGGAAATTAGCATCGAATCCATTGGTTTCGAAGTTACAGATACGAATGGACGATGGAACCCTTTTAAAGTTGAAGCATTTGGAAAGACCTCAATTATATAGAGAAAATGGAGAGCCAGTAGCATTAGTTTGTGCTGCAGATACAATTGATTCAAATGGAGTATTGCACGCATGGAATGTGCAAATTCCAATTGTGAATAAGAAATAATGAATTCAGATATTATGAAAGAAAAAATTCATAAAAGTATCCTAATTATAATAGGCTTAATTGCATTGATTTCTTCTGCAACAGCTCAATTACCTTCCGAGATTGATACAAGCGGTACATGGTACTTATCTTGGAGTGATGAATTTGATTACAAGGATAGTCAACTGAATGTAAATTGGGAATCGCAAAATGGCCCAAGTGGCCATATACTTTGCAGCCGATGGAGAGAAAATGTCCTTGTAGCCGATGGAATTTTACAACTCGTTAATAAAAAAGAAAATCGAGGTGGCCAGGAATGGACTTCAGGAAGTATTTGGACAAAAAAATGGTTTAAATATGGGTATTTTGAGTGCCGTTATAAATATGCAGCTGCAGGAGCAACCAACAACTCCTTTTGGTTAATGAATCGTGGTGACAAACCAAGCGAAGGTGATCGTTTTGAGATTGATATTAATGAAGGTCATTTTCCGAATGAAGTAAATACGAACATTCACAATCATGGTGATGTGCATACTTCTTCAGCAAAATCTCATGCTTTTGGAATCACTCCAGATGTAAATATTCCATTGGAAATTCCAATTACGACTAAAAAGCTTCGTTTTTCATCCCACAACCTCGAACACTTTCATATTCGTGAATTCCGTATTTATAATGATAATGAAAGAAATTTTCCTGAAGTAATGTCTGAAAGCGCTGATTCAGATGTTGATGGATTGATTAATCACGTTAAAGCAGAAGGAACAAAAATTACGGTTAGTGGTACTTTACGCGATGAGTTTGATAAATCGAGAATGGTGGATGGTATGGTGTTGTCAACCAGTTGGATTAGCCAAAAAGAAGGTGAAAAGTGGATTGAATTTGAGTTTGCAGAAGACAAAACCATCGGTTGCATTCAATTTATAAACGGATGGAAAGATGGTGATACCTGGAAGGCACTTATAAACGATTATAAAATTGAATATTGGGACGGTGGTAAATGGGTTGAGATGCTAAGCCTTGATTTGGCTTCGGACAATACATTTGCTGATGTGTATCATACACTTGGTTTAAAATGGGACGAGAAAGAAATAGTATTCTATTTGGATGGAGAGGAATTACGAAGAGAAAAAAATGAGTTTTGTTTCAGTGCTGTACCCATTTGGTTAAGTCTTGCCATTATTGAATGGTCAGGCCCTGTAACCGATGATATTGATGGAACAAGTATGAAAGTTGACTATGTTCGTTATTATCAGAAAAAAGAGGAATCTAAAATAAAAACAAAAAAATAAAAGTATGAAACTTGTTAGAAAACTATATAAATTGGGATTCATTTTTCTTATTGCATTTATACCATTTTCTTGTGTGAAGAAAGAGAAGAGTCAATCAACAGAAACTAACGGCGTATTTCCTTTTAAAATGCCAACGGAGAAGCCCAATATTCCTATGAGTACGGCCACTGAACGTATGTTTGATTATCCAAGCCCTAGAGTTCAGGATAATGAGCTATTTTCTCAATTTAAGTACACTAGACTTAAAGGGTTTGATTATAATAATGGAGATGGAACCGTTTCTCGTCGTGATCCTTCGCGACCAATTTTAGTTGATGGGAAATATTACGTTTGGTATACTAAAAGACATACTAAAGTGCCTCCAATTGGATGGGATCGTGCAGAGGAAGCTACCGACGAAATTCCATCTACCGATTGGGATTTATGTGACATTTGGTACGCGACAAGTGAAGATGGATTTACTTGGGAAGAGAAAGGTGCAGCAGTTTCAAGACCAGAAAAACCAAAGTCTGGATGGCGTTCGGTTGCGACTCCGGATATTTTGGTATGGAAAGGAAAGTATTACTTGTACTATCAAGCATTCGATGAACCTAGTGGCTTAAGAGGAGATTTATGTCCGGTATCAGTATCTTATGCCGATTCTCCTGATGGTCCTTGGACACATGGTGGTGATGCTGTTATTCCTTTTGGAAAAGAAAATGAATGGGATCGACAGGCCACACACGATCCACAACCGATAGTGCATAATGGAAAAATTTATTTGTACTATAAGGCAGCTTACAATAAATGGCCTGATAACAGGAGCAATTACGCCGTTGGACATGGTTTAGCTATTGCCGATAATCCTCTTGGTCCATTTAAAAAACATCCTTTGAATCCGGTCATGCAATCTGGTCACGAAACTACATATTGGCCATTTAAGGGGGGAGTTGCGACTTTAGCAATTAAGGATGGAAATGAGAGAGAAACAATTCAATTTGCCGAGGATGGTGTTAATTTTAAAATTGCATCGGCTGTTTCGTTGGCACCTATTGCAGCAGCTCCTTACGCTTCAGATGCTTTCACAGATACCAAAGATGGAAGAGGTTTTACCTGGGGATTATCTCATTTTACAAATGCTGGAGCTCATAAAAAAGGATATTCTATTATTGCTCGTTTCGATTGCGATTTAAGTCTTGACTATCATGAGCCAAAACTGAAAAAAACAGGAGTATGGCACAAACCAGAAGTGTATTTTCAGCAAGGTTTAGGAAGTATCGGGAAAAATCCTGAAGGAAGATAACAGGAGAAAGATCACTATAAGTATTTAGAACAGTCTATAAATTGAGTTTGCAGACTGTTTTTTATTATGTATTTAGTGAGTAAATCTTAAAAATTTTCTGAGCATCTATTTTTCTTTTTCAACAAATTCACCTTTCTCATAGGCAGCAGTAATTCCCCATTCGGTGATTATTTCTAGTACCGGAATAAGAGTTTTACCAAATTTTGTTAACGAATACACAACTTTTAAAGGAGGTTTTTTAGTGTATACTTTTCTACTAAGTAGTCCATCAGCCTCCAATTGTTTTAATTGTAAGCTCAAAGTACGTTCGGTAATAGTAGGAATCTCTTTTCTCAATTCATTATAACGTTTTTCTTCGTTAATAAGATGAACTAATATTACACTTTTCCATTTTCCACCTATCAATTCCATTGCTGCGCTTGTTGGGCAAGGAAATAGTTTATCGTGAATTTTAATCATCGGTTTTTTTTCATACAGCTCTTCTCGATTCATTGATTTGTTTTTTATTACAGTATTCTTAATTGTTACAAAGGTAATAAGCACTAATTAGTTGTGCAACTATACTTTTTATAGTTTATTCTTGTGTTTTTATTGCATTCATTATGAGTATGTTGTATTTGTGTTAGTTTAAGAATATGATACTATCATTTTCGACCGTTATTGTACGGATTTAAAACTATATATATTTTTGTCACTATAAAAATGATAGTCTAATAAGTGTTCAAAGCATCATGTTAAATGGACTATATTGCATAGGCATATCAACTTTTAATTTTGAATTAAGAAAAACATAGAATAAAAATGAAGAAAATAATATTACTAATGATTTGTGCATTTAGCTTAATTGCTAATGCACAATCAACAAAGAGCAATAAAATGTTTAATCTACTTGCTAAATTTACTGTTAAGCCGCAATCTGTTCCTGAGTTTATGGAAGCCTGTGTTCACAGCTTGAAAGAATCGAGAAAAGAAGCAGGAAACATCGAGATGAAACTATTTGCCGATAAGAAAAAAAGCAATGTTTTTTATGTGTATTCTCGTTGGGATAATGCAGTTGCTTATGAATTTCATAAAACACTTCCTCACTCTAAAAACATAGCAAATGTTGCCAAAGCTACTTTGGTAAAAGTTCCTGAAATTATGCCTTTGGGTGCTACATTACCTGCCACAGTTCGTGGTGCAAAGCAAGTAAATTCAGAAGATCAGGTAGAAACATTGTTTTTTATATTCAAAATAAAAGAAGGATACCGCGATCGCATTATTAAACGTTTTGAAACTCATGTAGAACATTCGCGCACCGAAGAAGGAAACTTGCTTTTTGAATTTTATACCATCGAAGGAGATGAGAATACTTTCTTGGTGTATGAAAAGTGGAGAAATCCTGATGCAGTTTGGAAGACACACATGAATCAACCATACTCTAAACTTACAGGATCATTAATTAATGAAGCTTTAGTTGGTGAAATGGAGCAATACTTAAATTTTGTAACAGAGCTTGAACCAAACTCTTTAAAGCCTTTGAGTAAAAATTGGGAATTAGAAGGTTTTGAAATGCCAGAATCGGTAGTTGCCGATCCAAATAGCGATTGGATTTACGTTTCGAACATTGTTAATAGAACAACACCTGGGTACATTAGTCGTATTTCGAAAAATGGAAAGCTTGATAATTACAAGTGGCTTGAAGGATTAAATCAACCTTGCGGATTAGAAATTTTCGACAACAAACTGTATGTAGGCGATCAGGATAAAGTTCATATTATTGATATTGAGAAAGCCAAAATTATCAAAAGCTTATTAATTGAAGGAGCTATGGCATTAAACGATGTAGCTATCAGTCCAAGCGGGGAGGTATTTATTTCAGATGTACTAGGTTCTAAAATTTACACAATTGAAAATGACCAACTTGTTTTGTGGCTCGAAAATGCTCCATTTAAACACCCCAATGGATTATATGTTGATGCAGATGAACTAATCGTTGCTGATTTAGGAGCAAAATTAAATCCTGATGCTTCACCTCAAATTCCAGGTTCTGTTTATAAAGTTAATATCGCAACAAAAAATATTGAATTAATGGCTTCAGGCTTTCAAATTGGCGGATTGGATGGTGTTACTAAAGTTGGCGAAAACTACATTGTAACCAATAATTCGGGAGGTGAACTTTTGGTTATCAATAACAAAGAGCGAATTTTATTGGGCACATTACCACGTGGAATTGCCGATTTAGATTCTGAAGATCAAACTATTTATGTTCCAAACTTTGGAGGAACGGTAACTGCATTTAAACTTATCAAATAAGATATCATGAAATTTTCAATATTAATTATGACCTGTTTTTTACTTGTTTTTGCAGGAGCAACAAATTTATCAGCTCAGAAAAACGAACTATTTCGAGAAGAAAGCATGCGCAAATTTCAAGTAAGCAACACTACCGTTCAGCTTGAAAAAGGAACAATGTGGGTTTACAATTATGGGGATGTAAAGTTACATGCTTATGAAACCAAAGATTTCTTCGGAACTTTTGCATTTATTTTAGAGAAGAATGGAAAAGCTGTATTGCTTGAAACACCACCAGTAAAGGATAATTATGAAGAGTTGATCGATTACATTACTGATTTAGGATACAAAAGCATCGATATAATCGTTTCTTATCATCCAATTGGAGCTGAATTTATTAAAACGAATAAATTAGCATTCACCAATATTTATTCCATGCAACATGCTATAGATCATTATGCAACTGGTGCAGGAGCTCCTTCTTTAATTGGGTTAAAAAAACGTTTTGGTGAGCCAATGGATGTAACAATTTACAAGCCAAGCGTAATGATGGAGGAAGGTGTAAATGAGATTGCAGGAATCAAATTTGACATCTCGAATAAAGATTTTGCATTTGATGTGGCCATTCCTGAAATTAATGCGATTCATCTGCACATGTTGAGTCACGACAAGCATGCTCTTATTTTTTCTTATGAGTTCTTAGATAGCTATATCGCTCAACTAAAAGGCTATCAGAAAAAAGGCTACGACATGATTTTTAGCTCGCACGGAGAGCCCGAAACTGCAGGAGATGTAACTATAAAGCTTCATTATCTACAAGATTTAAAAAGAATTGCAAAAACTGTTAACAATAAAAAAGAGTTTTTAGCCCAAATGAATGAAGCTTACCCAAACTTTGGCTGGCCATTCTACTTGCAGGGA
This genomic interval from uncultured Marinifilum sp. contains the following:
- a CDS encoding helix-turn-helix domain-containing protein; translation: MNREELYEKKPMIKIHDKLFPCPTSAAMELIGGKWKSVILVHLINEEKRYNELRKEIPTITERTLSLQLKQLEADGLLSRKVYTKKPPLKVVYSLTKFGKTLIPVLEIITEWGITAAYEKGEFVEKEK
- a CDS encoding antibiotic biosynthesis monooxygenase, whose amino-acid sequence is MKKIILLMICAFSLIANAQSTKSNKMFNLLAKFTVKPQSVPEFMEACVHSLKESRKEAGNIEMKLFADKKKSNVFYVYSRWDNAVAYEFHKTLPHSKNIANVAKATLVKVPEIMPLGATLPATVRGAKQVNSEDQVETLFFIFKIKEGYRDRIIKRFETHVEHSRTEEGNLLFEFYTIEGDENTFLVYEKWRNPDAVWKTHMNQPYSKLTGSLINEALVGEMEQYLNFVTELEPNSLKPLSKNWELEGFEMPESVVADPNSDWIYVSNIVNRTTPGYISRISKNGKLDNYKWLEGLNQPCGLEIFDNKLYVGDQDKVHIIDIEKAKIIKSLLIEGAMALNDVAISPSGEVFISDVLGSKIYTIENDQLVLWLENAPFKHPNGLYVDADELIVADLGAKLNPDASPQIPGSVYKVNIATKNIELMASGFQIGGLDGVTKVGENYIVTNNSGGELLVINNKERILLGTLPRGIADLDSEDQTIYVPNFGGTVTAFKLIK
- a CDS encoding family 16 glycosylhydrolase, giving the protein MKEKIHKSILIIIGLIALISSATAQLPSEIDTSGTWYLSWSDEFDYKDSQLNVNWESQNGPSGHILCSRWRENVLVADGILQLVNKKENRGGQEWTSGSIWTKKWFKYGYFECRYKYAAAGATNNSFWLMNRGDKPSEGDRFEIDINEGHFPNEVNTNIHNHGDVHTSSAKSHAFGITPDVNIPLEIPITTKKLRFSSHNLEHFHIREFRIYNDNERNFPEVMSESADSDVDGLINHVKAEGTKITVSGTLRDEFDKSRMVDGMVLSTSWISQKEGEKWIEFEFAEDKTIGCIQFINGWKDGDTWKALINDYKIEYWDGGKWVEMLSLDLASDNTFADVYHTLGLKWDEKEIVFYLDGEELRREKNEFCFSAVPIWLSLAIIEWSGPVTDDIDGTSMKVDYVRYYQKKEESKIKTKK
- a CDS encoding glycoside hydrolase family 2 TIM barrel-domain containing protein, whose translation is MKNIKIISLLAGLLISGLTHAQIGEEKLSLNGYWKFHTIYGEGSNYMNIQEAENDIVIDNLDSNVSKQGNWKSLNTGARNTSFHGQDYLQHYFALTDLGGGNKLDSSYVRYFPDFTQSGYYEVFTKYPFSSHLTAKYNIKHAKGISSKFVSQRVFCGEWNSLGIYKFNSADENYVELSAIVSGAVAADAVMFREISKEKYLQAIGEPKQVFLSDFDDSDWYDLKVPGHWGMINDFSNYTGIGWYRKMIDIPTTWTKKSNERYYLKFGGVYHLAKIYVNGKFIGKNRGGFTPFEFDVTDALNFDAKNIIAVQADNSAIVGATWNWGGIIRDVTLTKNHDLRIDYQYIHAEPNLETGSAELKLKVRIENNSDEKRSIEVHSKIIKDKKVGDLKGVIEIDPNTIKEIHLETVLKSKNVELWHFDNPKLYQVQTTLSEGKTVLSQKQDYFGIRKVELTNSKMLLNGEPVRLAGFNRVSESRFWGSSEPLEVLEEDVDLMKEAGANFMRIMHGTQNEKLIDLCDRKGIMIFEEINVRDLDNDEFRANYYPVSKLEKEKGIKLNTEDEEILMLDEAYVMLKEKHGIKVSGKNYFLAKYWLKGMIERDINHPSIIGWSVGNELNNHFEYVKAAINYVKKELDPYRLLTCVSNSGQKKEYTPKTDPNTFVDIIMHNMYRWQGDPQEILTTLRTKWPDKPVFISEFGFDPFPSTGLDADKEIFSEWTQHFRHKNEFVVGTSMWTFNDYRSGYAGTTAEENRVWGVITTWRQKRRLFDRIKREHAPILDIDITNIDFVNNTANVSIPIRSESDYPSHVIRDYKLVYKFRNSDGDIISTNSLDLPTLKPGDQNWEGCISWDSLPSDILDLSVSLVTPTNYSRFDKSISFQVAITPVISEVVAGKNSIRILFAKLPNATEYFVKYSSSGTERKESYKTIGNHIDIDSLMTNTTYDIELFAINDKGISKPSTKVKATTNANELPPVIWDSFIVDNKLVIGYSSDFNDNNYTIKYGNSIDNLDKEFISNVRGMVSIDLNGERRVYFKIKRNTVKGESTWSNVVLVHQDK
- a CDS encoding family 43 glycosylhydrolase, with the protein product MKLVRKLYKLGFIFLIAFIPFSCVKKEKSQSTETNGVFPFKMPTEKPNIPMSTATERMFDYPSPRVQDNELFSQFKYTRLKGFDYNNGDGTVSRRDPSRPILVDGKYYVWYTKRHTKVPPIGWDRAEEATDEIPSTDWDLCDIWYATSEDGFTWEEKGAAVSRPEKPKSGWRSVATPDILVWKGKYYLYYQAFDEPSGLRGDLCPVSVSYADSPDGPWTHGGDAVIPFGKENEWDRQATHDPQPIVHNGKIYLYYKAAYNKWPDNRSNYAVGHGLAIADNPLGPFKKHPLNPVMQSGHETTYWPFKGGVATLAIKDGNERETIQFAEDGVNFKIASAVSLAPIAAAPYASDAFTDTKDGRGFTWGLSHFTNAGAHKKGYSIIARFDCDLSLDYHEPKLKKTGVWHKPEVYFQQGLGSIGKNPEGR
- a CDS encoding glycoside hydrolase family protein; translation: MRNIVFIITVIGLFSCKQKKTASEFNLSFGPTNIESIFDGGDSLTHWGGSIVKGNDGLYHMFYSRWKKDLGWAWVTHSEIAHAVSDSPFGPFKHKDITLPVRGAEFWDGLCTHNPTIHKFNGKYYLYYMGNTGDGVNPCTPGKLVYNWDQRNNQRIGVAVADDPNGPWKRSDVPLIDVSADSTSMDALLVSNPSIAKRPDGGFLMVYKAVGKKNKRISGGPVVHCVATSDSPTGPFKKYDFPVFTAEGHEFPAEDPFIWYQDGKYRAIVKDMHGAFTDAGQALVLFDSEDGFDWKLASNPLVSKLQIRMDDGTLLKLKHLERPQLYRENGEPVALVCAADTIDSNGVLHAWNVQIPIVNKK